TCGACGCGGACGCACTCCGGCGTCCGGCGATGGTGTTCGCGCCGCACCCGGATGACGAGACGCTGGGCTGCGGGGGCACCATCCTCCAGAAGCGGCGCGTGGGGGCGACGGTTCGCATTGTCTGCCTGACGGATGGCGCCGGTTCGCATCCGTCCCTGCTGCCGGGCGACGAGTTGAAGGCAATGCGGGCGCGGGAGGTGCGGGGCGCGGCGAAGGTCCTGGAGGTGGAGGAGAAGGACGTCTTCCTGCTGGGCTTTCCCGACCGCGAGCTGGACGCGTGCCGCGAGGCGGCGGTGGCGCGGGTGGCGGAGCTGCTGTGGCGGCATCGGCCGGAGCAGCTCTTCGTCCCGTACGCCCGGGGCGAGCACCCCGACCATGTGAGCACGAACCTCATCGTGCGCGAGGCGGTGGAGAGGGTGGGGCTGCCGGTGACGTTGTACGAGTACGCGGTGTGGGCCTGGCGGCACTGGCCCATGGTGGGCTTCGAGGAGAGCCGGCGGTCGTTGCTGTCGGTGGCGGTATCCACGCGGATGGGGCTTTGGATGGCCAGGGAGTTCCGGACGAAGGTGCTCATCCGGGACGTGCTGGCACGGAAGCGCGCCGCGCTGGCGAGTCACGCCTCGCAGATGGAGCGTCGTGTCGCGGAGCCGCGCTGGCACACGTTGGAGGACGTAGACGGGGGCGAATTCCTCGCGTGCTTCTTCGAGGACTACGAGCTCTACCGCCGCATCGACATCGCGGCGCGCTGATGGAGACGAAGTCCCTCATCTTCCTGAGCCTGTGCACGGTGGCGATTCCGGCGGGGATCGCCGCCGTGGGGAGGTCTCCGCGACTGAAGCACCTCTGCGCGGGCCTGCTCATCTGGGGCACGACCCACTACTCGGCGCGGACCATCAACTTCTTCAGCCGCGAGTGGTACCGCGGCACCACCCGAGGCTTTGAGTTCTGCTGGCTCGACTTCCTGTGGATCTTCCTGCTCGCGGACGAACTGCGGAAGCGCCAGCCGGGCCAGCGGCTCGGGGTGCCCTGCGCGCTCGTGAGCATGGTCGTCTTCATCGTCTACAACGCGGTGAACATCCTCCTCTCCGAGCCCCAGTTGTTCGGCCTGTTCGAGCTGTCGAAGATGGTCCGCGGCCTCATGGTGTACGTGGCGGTGGCGTACTACGTGAAGAACGAGCAGGACCTGCGCCGCATCGTCACGGCGCTGGCCATCACGATCATCTACGAGTGGTTCTGGGTCATCCACTCCCGCGTCGTGCTGGGGCACGCGCGGGCGGATGGGACGCTGTTCCACCCGAACACGCTGTCGATGTTCAACCTCATCGCCGTCCCGGTGCTGCTGGCGGTGGCGCTCTCGGACGTGGGGCCCCGCCTCCAGCGCCTGTGCGGAGTGGCCACCTTCCTGGGCTCCTTCTCGGTGCTGTGCACCGTGTCGCGCGCGGGGCTCGTCTCGCTCGGGCTGCTCCTGGTGGGGGTGGCCCTGACGTGCGGAGCGCTGAAGCCCACCCCGAAGATGTTCGCGGTGTCGTTCGCGCTGTTCCTCGCGGCCATCCCCGTGGGGCTCAAGCTGGCGCCGTCCTTCCAGGCCCGCTTCGAGTCAGAGGGTGGACTGTCCAAGGAGTTCGGAGGCAGGGAGTACGAAGGGCGCGGCACGTACGTCTATCTCGCGCGGCTGATGCGCGAGGACCATTTCTTCGGCGTCGGGCTGAACAACTGGTCCTACTGGGTCTCGAACACGTACGGCAGGAGGCTCGGTTACGGCTACCTCCCCTATACGGGTACCGACGAGGCACCGCCGGACGGGCCCATTCCGGCGGGTTCGAACGTGGACGCGGCGCAGGCGCCTCCGGCGCACAGCCTGTATCAGATTACGCTGGGTGAGACAGGCTGGCCCGGAGTCATCCTGTTCGCGGGTGTCTGGCTGCGCTGGTTCACGATGAGCGCCAGCTTCTTCTTCAGCCGTTCGTCCGCGTTCCGCTCACGCTTTGGGATTGGAGTCTTCTTTGGCCTGCTAGGCGCCTTCGTCCAGAGCCTCTCCGAGTGGGAGTACCGGCAGACGCCGCTCCTCTTCCTGCTGCACATCCTGCTCGGAGCGCTCGCGGCCGTGTACCCGGCCCGCCCGTCCGTGATGGCCAGGCGGGCCTCCGCGGCGTGACGCCGCTAGGGGGCAGGGCAGGTGGGAGGCCCAGGCGGTGTGTACGAGCAGTACTCTGTATGGGTCTCAAGGATGTTCCCAAAAGTATTGCAAGAGCCTCCGCCGCACTTGAGTTCGTACGTGCCGCAGAATTTCGACCCCCCAGCGGTGCACTGGTCGACGATGAAACAGCTTGCATCGCAGGTCTTGTAGGTGCCGCAGGAAATGCCGCCCGTGTCGCGCGAGCAGGGCTCCTGCCAGGACCCGCCGCCCGAAGCCTGGCACGCTCCGTTGCTACATGTGTAATACGTGTAGGAACAAGTCTGGCCACCCGTTTCACCGCAGGTGCCATTGAAGCCACCGCACGAGCCGCAGCTTTCGTTATAGCCGCACTCCTGGCCGTTCGTATTGAGCTGGCAGTCCTGCGTTTGACTCACGCTGGAGTTGGCACAGATCCCGCCGCTGGTGCAGGTATAGGTCGTGATTGGGCGCGACTGGTGCCCCCACTCATCACAGATAGTATCGCCAGAACACGACCCCCAATCGCCGTAGGTGGTGGGGCCGCAGGTGGCGCCAGCGGACT
The sequence above is drawn from the Corallococcus sp. NCRR genome and encodes:
- a CDS encoding PIG-L deacetylase family protein; protein product: MMNGTPVRRALRRLQRMSLERRARAFDADALRRPAMVFAPHPDDETLGCGGTILQKRRVGATVRIVCLTDGAGSHPSLLPGDELKAMRAREVRGAAKVLEVEEKDVFLLGFPDRELDACREAAVARVAELLWRHRPEQLFVPYARGEHPDHVSTNLIVREAVERVGLPVTLYEYAVWAWRHWPMVGFEESRRSLLSVAVSTRMGLWMAREFRTKVLIRDVLARKRAALASHASQMERRVAEPRWHTLEDVDGGEFLACFFEDYELYRRIDIAAR
- a CDS encoding O-antigen ligase family protein gives rise to the protein METKSLIFLSLCTVAIPAGIAAVGRSPRLKHLCAGLLIWGTTHYSARTINFFSREWYRGTTRGFEFCWLDFLWIFLLADELRKRQPGQRLGVPCALVSMVVFIVYNAVNILLSEPQLFGLFELSKMVRGLMVYVAVAYYVKNEQDLRRIVTALAITIIYEWFWVIHSRVVLGHARADGTLFHPNTLSMFNLIAVPVLLAVALSDVGPRLQRLCGVATFLGSFSVLCTVSRAGLVSLGLLLVGVALTCGALKPTPKMFAVSFALFLAAIPVGLKLAPSFQARFESEGGLSKEFGGREYEGRGTYVYLARLMREDHFFGVGLNNWSYWVSNTYGRRLGYGYLPYTGTDEAPPDGPIPAGSNVDAAQAPPAHSLYQITLGETGWPGVILFAGVWLRWFTMSASFFFSRSSAFRSRFGIGVFFGLLGAFVQSLSEWEYRQTPLLFLLHILLGALAAVYPARPSVMARRASAA